The genomic DNA gagtgtttggtaaacatttttgtaaaagtacttttgaaagaaaaaagcagtattatagtgtttggtaaacttttatgtaaaacagatgtgaaaaaaagccggtttttcaaagctgggttttgtagcttcttgtttttggcttttttttcacccaaaactgtgaaaaaatgctgaagctaaatgtttaccaaacacaaaaacagctcccagcttttttttttataccagcttttttcagaatcacctcagtaccaaatcagGTCTAAGAACAAGGATATCCAAGATAAAGTAGGATTGACTGCAATTGAAGATAACATGAGAGAATATCAGTTAAGATGGTTTGGACACATGAACCAAAAACTTGCAGATGCTCCAGTTAAAAGATGCAACTATAAAGTAGGGACACAAGGCAAAAGTGGTAGAGGGAGAACTAGGaagacttgaaaaaaaaatttatgaaaaaatatggagtacttggatctaacggaggACTTAGCGCAAAATTGAGCACAATGACGGTCTAAGATTTATACAGCGGATGGAACTTACTTCTATGTGCAGCTTATCAATTGGAAGTTACGAAGAAAGAAAACATGTCACATGCAAGCATTTAATTGCGATTAAATCCGTATTTTTATTCACAGATATGATTTATTATGCAAGTCAATTGTTAAAATTGCCATTCCTGATTCTCCAGTCTATACATATCTCGCAGAGTTGACATTGAACTGGATAAGGATGAATATAATCTGGAGCCCTAAAAAGGTATATTTTCCaagtatttattaaaataaaagaatattgaACAAAAAATGCAACCCCAAGCCAATAAGGCTCTCCATTTTGCGAGCACCAGGAGAGGAATGTCTGTTATACACAACCTTACTTTTGCTTGAAATGTACAAATTGAAGAACTGGATTTTGAATTATAGCAGAAATCAATTTGGAGATTAGGCCTCATTGTGTGCTCGTTTGATTCAAATAATCATTTAGATTGGTCACCAATAGTCTTTACATGAACACAATCCACCCTTGAAGTGATGAAACCGAACACGATCCCTAACAATTATTTCCCGATCGAAAGCTTGTGAAACAAACTTTGTAAACGAATGACAATCTCTGCAGACTCTCAGGTTCTTTACTATTCGTAAAGGCGTTCCTTCTGGAGTTCTTGCTAGGCCAAAAGCAATTGCCAGCTTCTCGCTGTGACATGAACCGGAAGTTCCCAAACAATCTGTGTCTGTGGAAGTAAGTTCAGACGCTGTCATGAGGGAATCCTCCTGCACGTAACCATGCAGAGCAGCTCGATGAACTATTTTCCTCAATTTTTGGTAAATTTCATTAGCATCTGGATGTGACTTGTCGTCCACGACAAATTTGTGAACCTGATCACCAATTTCAATCCAGCTCCAACCAGGAGTGGTCTTTACTCCCTCAGTTTTGATCAATTTTCTCATCTTTGCAACACCATCTGCATTTTTCTCTGTAGAATAAATCGAAGCAAGAAGCACATAGTCCCCTGCATTAGCTGACCCTAGCTGGATTAGATTCCTCATGGCAATTTCTCCTATTTCTACATTTTTATGAATCTTGCAAGAGCCAAGCAGAGTCCGCCAAAGGACCGGATCCTCCTGGGCACGCGAAGTCCCAATAAATTGAAGCGCCTTTTCGAGCATCCCAGCTCTGCCAAACAGATCCACCAGGCACCCATAATGCTTAATTCCAGGCTTGACACTGAACTTGGAGCTCATCACATTGAAGTACTCGACACCCTTGTCAACCAAACCTTGGTGACTGCATCCACATAACAAACCAAGAAATGTGATGGAGTTTGGCTGGACTCCTTCGACCAACATCCGCCCGAAAAATGAGATTGCTTCTTCTCCATGACCATGTACTCCATACCCAACAATCATGGAGTTCCAAGTAAAAACATCTTTCTTCCTCATCCTCTCAAAGACGCAAAGAGCACTATCCAAGTTACCACATTTAGCATACATATCAATAAGCGCATTCCCAACATAAACATTCTCCACAAGCCCCTTTTCACTAGCAATTCTATGCATCTGAACTCCGATATTCAGTGCGCCCAAGTGAGCACAAGATGAAAGCAACCCAACAATCGTAAACGCATCAAGACCCACATTCTCATTTCTCATAAGCTTATACGTCTTCAACGCCATATGGTGAAGACCCTTCTGAGAGTAGCACGAAATCATAGAATTCCAAGACACCAAGTCTCTCTCAGACATATTATCAAACACCTTCtctgcactctcaatcaacccATCTCCCGCATAGGATCTCATAAGATTGGTGCAAACAACGACGTCCTTTTCGTACCCATATCTCACCACAGCTCCATGAACCTCTTCACACTTCTTCCGGGCCTTCAACTTCTCGCAGGCCTTGAGCACGAAGGAGAAAGTGAATGTATCAGGAGGAGAATAGGAACCAGACGAAAGCATGCGATTGTAGTAAAAAATGGCGTGGTGAGGAGAAGGGCTGTTGGAGAAGCCTCTGATGAGGGAATTCCAATCCTgggtttgtgggttttggaGGTGATGATAGAAGAGCAGCTGCGCGTAGGCCAAGCTGCCGGAGACGGAGACGGCGCAGAAGTTGAGCAGCTTGTTTGAAATGGCGGGATCCGGTTGAAGACCGTTGGTGATGACGTGGGCGTGGATTTTTTTGAGCCGTTTGAGGCTGTTGCATCCTTGCAATAGGGATCGGATGGctttggtttttgaaatttggcACATTTGACTTAATTTTGGGTTTGGGTAGAAGTGTGTAATGTTTTAGTAGAGGCACATACCGGTCctttatacaagcgatattggAACAGGAGAATTGAATAAAGTATTTGTGTGACGTGAAAAAATCAGTTTGAACATGTAAAATCTTATGTACTTGGAGTCGAAAAAGTCATGAATCAAAAAGATACCGTTCAGGTATGAGATAACTAGTTTTACCATTTTAGGGTAAGCCCTACTTATTTTAAAACATGTTGTACCTTGCATACCCATCCATGGTTAGTAAACATCATCTAAATGTTATTGTCCACTTTGATGGCTTTACAGATCCGGTAAGCCATTACCGGATAGGGAATAAGCAGCAACCACGGCAGGAGACGTTCTGATGAACCGGGAGTTCGACATTTCACTGGTTGGACAATTCTGGTTACAAGAGATTGCATGAAAGGAGACTTACACACCAGGTTTGATCTCCTTAACCTCCAATTAAGGTGGCGTTAAAACACTGCATACTCTCTTCAAAATTTTACATCAAACATCCTCCGAAAACAACCTAAGTCTTGCAATCCTAACGTAAGAAAATGAAAGTGCGTCAATCCGTAGCGAGTTTGCTTTACTCAACTCCATCTCGCTTGAAGTTACAAAGCAAAttcaactattttttctttctaccgCCACCAGCCTTTGCCTTTTTGTTCGTGGTTTCTTTAACCGTGCTTTGTGGTGTTTCCTGCAACAAGGATAAACAAatattacaaaaacaaaactaaaagatGATAGAAAGTCCTATTAAAAAGACCttaaaaaggcaatgcaagatgAGAGTGCAGGAATAAACAAGTGATTTTGCTATAAATTAGAGACATGGGGCCTTCACACGCACATATTTATGCTAATTACTACAGCTTGAGCTCAGGAAACTAGAACTGTAAGACCCCGGTTACAAGCTTTTCATAAAGTTCTGCATTCTAGCTGTGGCAAAACGCGATAGCAACAATTCATTTTTCCTATGATACTGATGATATAAATTAAATGAGATTGGATTAAGCACAGATTGTCTGTGAAGCTTCACCAAGGTTTTCAGCTTCATGTGCCAAAACAGACGCCTTTGGCTAACGGCATCAAGTGCTTGGAGCCCAAATGAAGAATTGGCAGACTTATGCTGCCAATGACAGTGGGCCTCGAAGGATTACAATCTTGTAGAAAGAACATCTTATGCCTGGTTGCTGGTTTGGGACATTTAAGCACACATTTGCTTCCCTGTCATTCAATGTAGCAAGAAAGAATGATAACCTGTTCCGccattttgttcttttcatgAGTTAGGGAGGAAAAGGCAATCTGACAGAGACAGATCAAAATCGAAATGAGGGGAACCTGTAATGTTTCAGCATGCAGCCTTACGAATTTCCGATTAAGATTCAATAAGATGTGCAAAGGAATGAATATCTTATCATGTAAAGCAACGCATTTAATTCATATCATCAATTCTGTTCAGCAAAGGGAACTTGTAATAACCTGAGAGACCACTAGTGAGTTCACAGTAATGACGTGTAAGACCAACAAAGAACTCTTAAGCCtcaaataaaacataaataaatgcCCAAGGAAGATAGATGATACAACCAATTAATGCATAAGAGTGTTGTCTGCCTCTAaccatatatatagacacagagagaagaaaaatggaagCTTAAAACACTTAATGGAACCATACCTTTCGTTTAATGGGTACAGATGGGTTAGCAGTCGGCTTGAAAAATGATTCAAGTCTGTGAACGATAAAATGAATGATGCCTTAGATCCCAATAAAGAAGGAAATTTGTGAATTCATAGCTATTCATACTAAATCACTCACCTTCCCTGCGATGACTTGTTCTTGGCTGCTTTAATTTTTTCTATTGCCTAATCAACAGAGAAGTCGAGATAAATAAAGCTTACAAGATACGGAAAAAGAATCAACTTAATCTCAGGGAAAGCACGTAAAATTGCTGAGTAGGAGCACACCTTTGTCACTCTGTCACTGTTAAATCCATTTTCATTCACCAAAAACACAGTCAGTCCCTGTAAAAACGAGAAGACGATTTGAGTACTTTGACATGCAAGAGTCAAAAAGATACATCATCATATAAAAACTGTCAACTGGCAAGTCATTTACTTCTTCATCTGGAGCTGTCCATTTAATCTCAACTTGTTCTTCATCAGATAAAGCAACTGGTTCCTTAAAAAGTCTCCGAGCCTCTTGATAGGGCCACTCCTCTGGTATTTGGTACCTGGAGATAGAACAACAATAAATGTGCATATAATTACAGCAGAAACAAACCAGGGCAATAGCACAAAGTGCACccataaaaaatacaaattcatTTTCATGCACCGTCGTATATATAAAATACAAGTCCAAAATACAAGATGAACCTTTCTTTGTTTATGTTCTCGAGTATACTCTCAATGGAGCCATGCTGACGGATGAGCTTCAAAGCTGTCTGTCCTCCAATCCCTGTAGTGTAAATTTATAAGGTACTGAGTAATGGATGCATAGCTAAGATTTCAAGGAAACTAGAGAAACGAGTCTCAATATTATATATGAGAGAAGATGTGGTCAcaaactgaatttgaaactccTATGTACCTCGAATGCTGTCACAATAATCACATCCGGAAAGAATGCACAAGTCAATGAATTGATCCATAGTAAGATTTAGCTCCTCCAAGACCTGAAGCAAGGCCACAATTAAAACCGTGAATCAAATATTAGGCAATCACGACATTCTTAAAAATTTGTAAGCACCTTAGCTATATCGAATTCCATGACAGGGATTTTCCTTGAGCTAGGATCCATCAAATGACGAAGAAACTTAGGTGCTCCAAATGTAAGGGAATCCATGTCTTCAGAGGCCACAGCATAAACCTGCAACAGACAGAAGTTTAATTAATGTCGTATATTTCTAAGGACATGTTCAGGCCAGGAAAGAAATGGCTCCTATTAATTCAACAAAATTTGATGCCGTATATCCCCCCTTGGAACGAAGCCTTTTTGCACAAATAGGGTCCACATAAATACtgtagaaatataaaaaaaatgaaatactaAAGTAAATGGCATTCTTGTAAGAATCCTTAAACAACTCGTAACGAACTGGTCACTTGCCTTTCCAGATTTGCAAAGCACAGCACACTGTGCCTCTGCTTCTGAGGGAGCCTGTGAAAATCAAAACATCGTGAATTACAAACAttcatatttgttttcacactgAAATTCAAATCTGCAACAGCTTgcttaaaatatattatttcccACCTCAACTACAGGCACCCCCATGAGCCTTAGAAGTCTTTTGCAGTCATCATTGTGCTGCTTTGTCACCTGTCAATACAAGAACCACATGGACTCAAACATTCTATTTCTCATATAACATATCTTAAGTGCAGTGATGGTAATTATGGTTACAGATAACAAAAGAAATACAGGCAAACCAACCTTTACTGTTCGTTTACTGTACTTCTCAATATCTTCCTTATTGCCATCCTGGAAAGAGTTGAAGACAATAAAAACACTGTGAAATGCACTTTACGTTGTCTACATTTTACCAATCAAAAAGTCAAAAATAATATACACGCACCTCCACAGCCGCTGCCAAATCATCAGTGGCATCTGCCCTCTTTGAGTAACTGCATCACAAGTTCATTATGTCAAGCATTATTGAACAAGTGCATTGATCAGTAACCATGATTAAGGAATTAGTCAACAGGAAAGCTACCGCTTTGCCAGCTCTTGTTTCTTCAATTCTGGAGGCTTCCCATCGAAAACATAGctgaaaaacaaatttttagACCGACACTTGTCAATAAGCTTTTGGGTTAGATAGGACAACAAGAAGGACAATATCAAGACTAACAGAACATATATTAAGGGTAAAGAAACTAATTACAGTGGTTTA from Pyrus communis chromosome 17, drPyrComm1.1, whole genome shotgun sequence includes the following:
- the LOC137723762 gene encoding pentatricopeptide repeat-containing protein At3g56550-like, translated to MCQISKTKAIRSLLQGCNSLKRLKKIHAHVITNGLQPDPAISNKLLNFCAVSVSGSLAYAQLLFYHHLQNPQTQDWNSLIRGFSNSPSPHHAIFYYNRMLSSGSYSPPDTFTFSFVLKACEKLKARKKCEEVHGAVVRYGYEKDVVVCTNLMRSYAGDGLIESAEKVFDNMSERDLVSWNSMISCYSQKGLHHMALKTYKLMRNENVGLDAFTIVGLLSSCAHLGALNIGVQMHRIASEKGLVENVYVGNALIDMYAKCGNLDSALCVFERMRKKDVFTWNSMIVGYGVHGHGEEAISFFGRMLVEGVQPNSITFLGLLCGCSHQGLVDKGVEYFNVMSSKFSVKPGIKHYGCLVDLFGRAGMLEKALQFIGTSRAQEDPVLWRTLLGSCKIHKNVEIGEIAMRNLIQLGSANAGDYVLLASIYSTEKNADGVAKMRKLIKTEGVKTTPGWSWIEIGDQVHKFVVDDKSHPDANEIYQKLRKIVHRAALHGYVQEDSLMTASELTSTDTDCLGTSGSCHSEKLAIAFGLARTPEGTPLRIVKNLRVCRDCHSFTKFVSQAFDREIIVRDRVRFHHFKGGLCSCKDYW
- the LOC137722583 gene encoding flap endonuclease 1 isoform X2 — translated: MGIKGLTKLLADNAPKAMKEQKFESYFGRKIAIDASMSIYQFLIVVGRTGTEMLTNEAGEVTSHLQGMFSRTIRLLEAGIKPLYVFDGKPPELKKQELAKRYSKRADATDDLAAAVEDGNKEDIEKYSKRTVKVTKQHNDDCKRLLRLMGVPVVEAPSEAEAQCAVLCKSGKVYAVASEDMDSLTFGAPKFLRHLMDPSSRKIPVMEFDIAKVLEELNLTMDQFIDLCILSGCDYCDSIRGIGGQTALKLIRQHGSIESILENINKERYQIPEEWPYQEARRLFKEPVALSDEEQVEIKWTAPDEEGLTVFLVNENGFNSDRVTKAIEKIKAAKNKSSQGRLESFFKPTANPSVPIKRKETPQSTVKETTNKKAKAGGGRKKK
- the LOC137722583 gene encoding flap endonuclease 1 isoform X1, producing the protein MGIKGLTKLLADNAPKAMKEQKFESYFGRKIAIDASMSIYQFLIVVGRTGTEMLTNEAGEVTSHLQGMFSRTIRLLEAGIKPLYVFDGKPPELKKQELAKRYSKRADATDDLAAAVEDGNKEDIEKYSKRTVKVTKQHNDDCKRLLRLMGVPVVEAPSEAEAQCAVLCKSGKVYAVASEDMDSLTFGAPKFLRHLMDPSSRKIPVMEFDIAKVLEELNLTMDQFIDLCILSGCDYCDSIRGIGGQTALKLIRQHGSIESILENINKERYQIPEEWPYQEARRLFKEPVALSDEEQVEIKWTAPDEEGLTVFLVNENGFNSDRVTKAIEKIKAAKNKSSQGRLESFFKPTANPSVPIKRKGSKCVLKCPKPATRHKMFFLQDCNPSRPTVIGSISLPILHLGSKHLMPLAKGVCFGT